The Numida meleagris isolate 19003 breed g44 Domestic line chromosome 27, NumMel1.0, whole genome shotgun sequence sequence GTCGGACGATCTCTATTTCCTGGAGAGCGACACAGGGGAGCAGCCCATCTATGCCAACACCGAGACCCCCGGAGAGGACGTGTACGTCATCCCCGACCCGTGAGGGCAGCGCCTCGGGAGCTTCCGCCGCGCTGGGACGGCAGAGgggatttttcccctttttttttgttctgcaacGAGAGCACAAACCGCTGCGCGGCCGCTTCCTGCGCGGGGCCGAGAGCGGAAGCGGCCGCTTCTCCTCGGGGTTCGCTCCGCGAAATGGGGACGGGGCACCGGGACGCGCCGCTCCCCGCACGTCGCGCTGCGGCACCGAGCGCCGCTCGATGGGGACGGCCccgctgctgccctctgctttcCTGCGAAATCCGCCGGTTTGGGGCAAAAGTGCCATTTTTGGACGCTCTTGGCAGTGTCTGGCTGCGAGGTGACGGCTCTGGGACGTGCGCGGGGGGAGGcggtggggacacggggacaccccTTGTCCCAGCCCTGCGCGGCTCCTTGTGATGCCCCACGGTGACATTAAATGTTGGGCTGTCCTCAGTGACCCATAGGGCTCACGGTGTGTGGGGCGCAGAGGGCGGAACCCGCAGAGGGGCTGTGTGGGGTCCCGGGGGGGGTCCTGTTCCTGCGGCAGAGGTGCCATCAACACGGACCCTGCACGGGCAGGTTCCCGTTTCCCAGCCCCCCAAGCACACGTCCCCAGCGTGGTGACCCCATGTCCACATCCACTGAGTAGTGGTCCCCAGAGCCCACATCCCCATGCTGGAGCTCCCCCTGTCCCATGTCTCCGTATCTCATGTCCCACATCCTCACGTctcatgtccccatgtctcaTGTCCACGTTCCCCTGCCCCTTGTTGCATGTCTCATGTCCCCTATCTCTATGTCCCCAACCCCACATCTCACGTCCCCCATCCTCCTATCTCATGTTCTCATGTCTCACGTCCCCCTGTCCCatgttccccatccccatgtccccccatCCTATGTCTCATGTCCCCATGTACCTAtgtccccccaccccatgtCCCACATCCTCATATCTCATGTCCTCATATctcatgtccccatcccatgtccTATGCTCCCCTGTCCCATGTCCCCCATCCCCACGTCCCCTGGCTGTGGGTACCAGTAAATGACAGCACCATGTCCCAGATGGGTTCAGGGCTGTCCCAGCACCTGCCCCAAGGACACAGTGGGGGCAAAGTGCTGCGGGAGCAGTGCCCACACATGACTCACCCACAGGTGATGGATGGAGACAGcgggtgggggggagggggaggcacGCGGTCGCATGGGGTGGAGCTGCTGGCGCCCTGTTCCCATCACTTTATTCATTTACATCGCGATCTGGTttatagaaatatataaatataaaaaaaaaaaaatcccaacaaagCATTCTGCTGTACAATGCAATAAATAATGAGCAATAAATAAAGGACTGTATAAAAAAGGCTCGTGCAGAGAGGAGCCGGCGCGGCGGCGGGGTGCGCTCCTCCCACCGAACCAATGCTTTAAATAAGGGGGAAGGGGAATAAGTTACAGCATGGAGTGATGGCAGTGGGGTCTGTGTCCCTGGGGGTCGGTGCCactgggatgggctgggggctgctgcgACCCTACAGCTGGAGGTTGGACATCCCTGTATCTAGGGATGATGGGTCCCTATAGACGGAGGTGATGAGTCCCTATTTCCAGAGGTGATGGAACCCTCTGTCTGGAGGTGACAGTCCCTATATCAGAAGGTTGAGGATCCCTATATCCAAAGGTGATGGATCGCCGTAGCAGGAGGTGAGAGATCCCTTCAGCCAGAGATGATGGATCCCTATATCCAGAGGTAATGGAACCCTATAGATGGGGGGGGATGGAGCCCTATATCCAGAGGAGATGGAGCCCTacacccagcagcaccagtcCATGTATCCAAAGGTGACAGATCCTTCCACCCGGCGGTGCCGATCCCGGCGCGGTGCCCTCAGGCGCAGTGGCAGCGGGTGACCAACATGTCCTCGAAGACGGAGCTGACCAACCTGCCCTCTGCATCGTAGTGCATCAGCACCATGGGGTCGTAGGCAGCGGGCACGCAGCACGGCGCGGGGGCAGCGCGGCTCAGGGCGTGCACGCGGGCCTGGATCTGCGCGTGCATGCTGGCGGCACGGTAGTTGTGCGGGCAGGAGCCCTGGCAGAAGCGCATGTCGTAGCTGCGCGGGGCCAGCACCCAGTCGTCCCAGCCGATCTCCTGGAAGGAAACCTTCAGCACCCGCCGGCAGCACTTCCCCTCGCTCTTGCCGCactcctcctccagcccccgCCGTCTCCTcggcccccgccccgcagcGTCCCACGTTTCCACCTCCAGAACCGCGTGCCCGGTTCCGGAGCCGTCCCACGGAGCTGACACGTTGGCACCGAAGGTCAACTCCAAGCGCAGCGCAGCGCTGTGCCCCCCGGCCCAGTGCCGGATGGGAGCCGTCAGATCCAGGCGGTGGGAGCGGGGGTCCACCTCCCGGTGGTGCAGCAGCCGCAGGGCCCCCCCGGGACCCCCAGGGGAGTAAATGCTGACCCAGAGCTGCGCCGAGAGCGGGGagtgcagggagagctgcagctgcgcCCGTAGCACCTGCAGCCGCTGGCGGAGAGCCCCTGTGCGGGGCACCACCAGGAGGTAACGGTACGGCCCGGGGGGGTCCCGGTGTCCGTGGGGGTCCCGGTGTCCTTTCAGGTCTCGCTGCCCAAGGTGGTGCTGGTCACCATCGGGGTCCTGCTCTCCATGGGGGTCCCGGTGTCCTCTGAGGGATTCCTGCCCCTCATGGGGGCCCCGCTCTCCCCGGGGGGGGTCCGGCAGGCGCTGCACTGTGGGACAAGAGGACGGCCGATGTCACAGATCCCACAGCGCCGCGGGATGCACTTCCCGCCCCCACCCCCCAGCACCACGGGGCACTGCCCACGTCCTGCGGGATGACAGCACCGGGGGGGTCCATTCCCATCCAACGCCCAGGTGCCCCCCACCTCCCAGCAGTGTCTGGACACAGGATTCCCCAAATCCCCCCGCTTTGGTGGAAGCCCCACATGGCAGCACCGTGCAGTGCTGCTATCCGGGATCGGTGCTTTTAAGCGGAAAACTGCGACTCCTCCTCTGAAAGCGACGTTGGGAGCAgcgggaggagaggaggagaggaggagaggaggagaggaggagaggagNNNNNNNNNNNNNNNNNNNNNNNNNNNNNNNNNNNNNNNNNNNNNNNNNNNNNNNNNNNNNNNNNNNNNNNNNNNNNNNNNNNNNNNNNNNNNNNNNNNNNNNNNNNNNNNNNNNNNNNNNNNNNNNNNNNNNNNNNNNNNNNNNNNNNNNNNNNNNNNNNNNNNNNNNNNNNNNNNNNNNNNNNNNNNNNNNNNNNNNNNNNNNNNNNNNNNNNNNNNNNNNNNNNNNNNNNNNNNNNNNNNNNNNNNNNNNNNNNNNNNNNNNNNNNNNNNNNNNNNNNNNNNNNNNNNNNNNNNNNNNNNNNNNNNNNNNNNNNNNNNNNNNNNNNNNNNNNNNNNNNNNNNNNNNNNNNNNNNNNNNNNNNNNNNNNNNNNNNNNNNNNNNNNNNNNNNNNNNNNNNNNNNNNNNNNNNNNNNNNNNNNNNNNNNNNNNNNNNNNNNNNNNNNNNNNNNNNNNNNNNNNNNNNNNNNNNNNNNNNNNNNNNNNNNNNNNNNNNNNNNNNNNNNNNNNNNNNNNNNNNNNNNNNNNNNNNNNNNNNNNNNNNNNNNNNNNNNNNNNNNNNNNNNNNNNNNNNNNNNNNNNNNNNNNNNNNNNNNNNNNNNNNNNNNNNNNNNNNNNNNNNNNNNNNNNNNNNNNNNNNNNNNNNNNNNNNNNNNNNNNNNNNNNNNNNNNNNNNNNNNNNNNNNNNNNNNNNNNNNNNNNNNNNNNNNNNNNNNNNNNNNNNNNNNNNNNNNNNNNNNNNNNNNNNNNNNNNNNNNNNNNNNNNNNNNNNNNNNNNNNNNNNNNNNNNNNNNNNNNNNNNNNNNNNNNNNNNNNNNNNNNNNNNNNNNNNNNNNNNNNNNNNNNNNNNNNNNNNNNNNNNNNNNNNNNNNNNNNNNNNNNNNNNNNNNNNNNNNNNNNNNNNNNNNNNNNNNNNNNNNNNNNNNNNNNNNNNNNNNNNNNNNNNNNNNNNNNNNNNNNNNNNNNNNNNNNNNNNNNNNNNNNNNNNNNNNNNNNNNNNNNNNNNNNNNNNNNNNNNNNNNNNNNNNNNNNNNNNNNNNNNNNNNNNNNNNNNNNNNNNNNNNNNNNNNNNNNNNNNNNNNNNNNNNNNNNNNNNNNNNNNNNNNNNNNNNNNNNNNNNNNNNNNNNNNNNNNNNNNNNNNNNNNNNNNNNNNNNNNNNNNNNNNNNNNNNNNNNNNNNNNNNNNNNNNNNNNNNNNNNNNNNNNNNNNNNNNNNNNNNNNNNNNNNNNNNNNNNNNNNNNNNNNNNNNNNNNNNNNNNNNNNNNNNNNNNNNNNNNNNNNNNNNNNNNNNNNNNNNNNNNNNNNNNNNNNNNNNNNNGGGGGGTGGAGGGCTCGTGGGCGGCACGTGGCGCAGAGCGGCGGGCACGCGGGGATGCGTGTGCCAGCCCCACGCCTCGCCCGCCCTTCTCTCCTTGTCCCCTCCGCCCGCGGTGCCGGGAGGGCGCTGAGAAGCGCGACGCGTGCCAACACGTGCGGGCGGTGCGGGTCGGAGCCGCGATTGAAGAGCGGCACTTCCCAAAGCGGGCTCCGGCTGATGACACCGCCGCCCGGCTTTGCCGCATGTCCCTCCCTGCCCCGGTCCGGTTCTCCCTGAAGTAACCGCGCTCGGGGTTTGCATCATTCCTGGGACGGCGCCGGGTGCGGGTGGCTCGGATCCAGCGGCGCTGATGTGGAGCTGCGTGGCAACGGGAAGAGCTCGTGGAGGAGAACGGACGGAGCGAGCACGGCTGGGCTCCACCGGGGCTTTTTGCGGCAGCAGGAGGACGGAGCAAACCCAGAGGggtcagagaagggcagagccCCGCAGTCACCCCCAGACCGGAGGCGGAAGGAAGGCACCAGGCGGTGGGGTCGGTGGGAGCGTCCACCCCTCTGCCCCCGCACTGTGGGCAGGGGGGACGTGACCCCGCGTGGGGATGGTGCACGGTGACCTGATGGGGGCACACGAGGTGATGTGGCCGCACTCCTCATTGCCAAGCGCTCGGTCCTCGGCTGCTCTGTGGCGTTACCACCAGCCCATGATCCACGATTTACGCTTATCTCGGCAGCTGGGCACGAGcattatttctgcctttttcaccCAGATTCTTGACGTTTGCCCGAGgcaaagaaaggagaacaagGTTTTCACCCACAGCCACGAGAAAGCATCAGCTCATCAGCACGAGCGGCATCACGTGGGGGATTGGGTCATTGCGACCACgctgtgctgctcagggtgGAGGGAGGGGTGGGGGATGGAGGGACACatggggggagggaggggttgAAGAGTGGAGGGGTGGATGGTTAGATGAATGGgtgatggatggagggatggatggagggatggagggagggatggagggatggacagaaagatgaaaggatagatggatggatggatggagggagggagggatggatggacagaAAGATGTAGGGAtagatggagggatggatggatggatggtggGATGGACAGATGAAGGGAACCCCTCAGCTGCCTTTGCGCTGCCTTTTGCTGCCCGCAGCTTCTGCCTGCCACAGTTTTGGTTCCTCTGGGCTGGTTCCTGAGGAAGCCCCAGCAGTGCAGCCACCAGAGCCAACTTTCCTCGAGCGCTGCGTCCCACGCACAGCTCAGCATCCCCGTGTGCCGCCATCGGGCTCTGCGCGGTGGcacgtccccatccccatggaCAGACAtgggcatggagcagctctgtggggtgAGCAGCGGCCACGTGGAGATGCTGATGGCACGGGGCCACCGCGCTGTCCCTGAGCacctcagctcccagcaggatGGCAATCCCCAACGTGGGATCTGAGCTGTGCGGGTGGTGGAGAAAGTTCCCATCCCGGCAGCAGTCACACCGCCCATCCACAGAGCACGACGCAGCGAGCTCTGTCTCCCGCAGTTCTGCTTTGGCTGTCAATGCTCTCTTGGAGCTGTGGGCTCAGCCGTGTGCCGCATGCGATGCGCTGAGGGTCGCGTGGAGCATCAAAGTGTTTGCAGAGCCGGATGTTTTCCTCCCACAGGCGCCAGCGGTGAAGCCGGAGATTTTACAGCCCGgcaacagcaataaaatttgtgctttcagagcagcatttGCGGATGCCGAAGGATCTGTTGGGAAATTCCCCGGCGCGTCCTCGCCGGCCTGCACGATCAGAACCAACCTCCGTGGCATCCTCCCACCTCCATCAGCACCGCGTTCTATTGGAGGTCACGTGGAGCCACGGAGGAATTTCCTGCCTTGAGCACGGGTGGGAGCACGGTGCAGAGCTCAGGGCACGCACCGGGGAGCACAGGAAGGTGCCCTCAGCTTTGTGCCCTCCCTGCGCACCTCTAGGCAGGATGAGATCCGGCACCATGCATGGGGGGTGCTGCTGATGGGAACCCGTGGCATCCACCTGCAGCGCTGCACCGTGACCCAAcggcagaaggaaggggaaggggaaccCGGGCAGCACCACTTCCCCTCTAAACCGCCCGCAGCGCGGCAGCACCCCGAGGAGGGCAACCATGGGGCTCCCACTTCTCCACCTGCTGCCAGCGCCGACCCAGAGCCCGAGCGCTGGGCACGCCGCAGTAGCAGCAGTTGTTGGAGGGCTGGGTGACACGGCTGAGCccgcagcactgcagcatcGCTGCACTCAGCTTTGCTCTCTTGGTGGTAAGGATACGGGCACGGAGGGCTCAGAAATgatggctgcagcctggggtCCTGTGCCCCATGCCCTCCCCGTGCTGTCATGATGAATGTGCACAACAGAACCCGCCCGACCTTTGGCCATCTGTAAACAAAGGGGCTGGATCAGGTGAGCCCGGGCAGCCtcggtgctgctgcagcaggactgggACTCCTCTCGCTTTGTTTTGCGCTTACATCACTCGCCAAATATGAGACTTCTGCTCCACTTGGAAGCGACGCTCCCGACCTGACGGCACGCACAGCCACCACTCACCCCAGCCCCGGACCCCTTCGCCTGTGCAAGGCAGGAAATTGCTCAAACCCTATGGCCAAAAATGGAAATCTCTCCTGAGATGGTGTCATTCACCATCTGACAGCGGagctcccagcaccagcacGTCCCTGTTCCCATCCCTGTTCCTGCAGCGCTGGGGGAACCTATGGGaagggcagcacagagctcctcgTGGCAGCCTGACCTCACGCACAGTGAAGCAGGGAATGTCAGGGGGTTCTTTTGGTGCCAAGGCACTGCGGGCACAAACAGGGGCTGATAAGAGCCCACATCAGTGGGGTGGGGAGCACTCGAAAGGAGAAGAGAACAGAGGGAGGCGGCTGCCAGCCCCCGCCCCAGGTTCGCCCCACGTTGGGCTCTGGGCAATGAGAAGCGCTttgacattttccatttgccactgggcagctggggagcagccccaaAGGCTCcatggggcagagggatggaCTCCACTGACAGCCCTGGGGGTGCTGGGCTCCTGGGGCCCCCCCATGCTGCTGGTTCACAGCTGAGCTGGGGAAAGGCGCCAGCTGACCAGCGTCCCAATGTCCCACCTCGGTCAGGGGGACAGAGCAGGAGGAACAGAGCGGCTCCCAGAGGGGCGATGCCAGGGGAAGGGTCCATTgggagctgccctgcagtgagACCCCCCCCTACTGCCCCCGAGGAACGCAGTGCACggggcccagcagcagcagcagcagctcccacccctCCCCGCGGAGCTCAGGTTGCAGCACACGCTGCGTGACATCACCGACACCTCGTGAGCCGGCTGCAGCCCCAGCGTTGCATCAGCACCGCGGGCACGTGAGCACCCGGCACCGCGTCCCCGCGCCGAGCTGTGCAGCCAGAGacacagagcaggcagcctCCCCAAGGCCAGCAGGATTCCATTCCCCGTCCCACTCCTGCCACAAACCCTGGAGGGGCTCAGGGGCTGCGGCAGCGTTGGCCAGCAGTGCCCCGTGCCCCCCATCGTCCATCGCGTGGCTTCACCGCTGCCTGCCGGAGTGAGGAGCGGAATGGATCCATGCTGAGCTGGCAAAGACAAAGCCCCAGGCGGCATTTGCTTCCCCAATTCATAAGGAGGagcggtgctgctgctgctcaggggtGCGGGCCCCTTCCTCCCAGGGAGGAGGAACAGGATTTTCCGTGGTGCCACAGCGCGG is a genomic window containing:
- the GDF15 gene encoding growth/differentiation factor 15, producing the protein HRPSSCPTVQRLPDPPRGERGPHEGQESLRGHRDPHGEQDPDGDQHHLGQRDLKGHRDPHGHRDPPGPYRYLLVVPRTGALRQRLQVLRAQLQLSLHSPLSAQLWVSIYSPGGPGGALRLLHHREVDPRSHRLDLTAPIRHWAGGHSAALRLELTFGANVSAPWDGSGTGHAVLEVETWDAAGRGPRRRRGLEEECGKSEGKCCRRVLKVSFQEIGWDDWVLAPRSYDMRFCQGSCPHNYRAASMHAQIQARVHALSRAAPAPCCVPAAYDPMVLMHYDAEGRLVSSVFEDMLVTRCHCA